The following coding sequences lie in one Lolium perenne isolate Kyuss_39 chromosome 2, Kyuss_2.0, whole genome shotgun sequence genomic window:
- the LOC127323480 gene encoding 2-oxoisovalerate dehydrogenase subunit beta 1, mitochondrial isoform X1 has translation MAMKVLREVGRKRSGAAGIGGTRGFADCAAAAMGVAERREGGGGTKAVNLFTAVNQALHIALDTDPRSYVFGEDVGFGGVFRCTTGLADRFGKNRVFNTPLCEQGIAGFAIGLAAMGNRAIAEIQFADYIFPAFDQLVNEAAKFRYRSGNEFNCGGLTIRSPYGAVGHGGHYHSQSPEAFFCHVPGLKVVIPRSPREAKGLLLASIRDPNPVIFFEPKWLYRLSVEEVPEGDYMLPLSQAEVIRKGSDITLIGWGAQLAVLEQACEDAAKDGISCELIDLRTLIPWDKETVEASVSKTGKLLISHEAPITGGFGAEIAASIAERCFLRLEAPVARVCGLDTPFPLVYEPFYMPTKNKILDAIKATVNY, from the exons ATGGCCATGAAGGTTCTAAGGGAGGTGGGGAGGAAGAGGAGCGGAGCGGCGGGGATCGGAGGGACCAGAGGCTTCGCCGACTGCGCCGCTGCTGCGATGGGGGTGGCGGAGAGGAGAGAGGGTGGCGGGGGGACGAAGGCGGTGAACCTGTTCACGGCCGTCAAccaggcgctccacatcgcgctcgACACCGATCCCCG ctccTATGTCTTCGGAGAGGATGTGGGTTTTGGTGGTGTCTTCCGCTGCACAACAGGGCTCGCTGATCGATTTGGCAAAAATAGAGTATTCAATACACCATTGTGTGAACAG GGCATTGCAGGATTTGCTATTGGCTTAGCAGCAATG GGCAATAGAGCTATTGCTGAAATCCAATTTGCAGATTATATCTTTCCAGCGTTTGATCAG CTCGTCAACGAAGCAGCTAAGTTCAGATATCGAAGTGGAAATGAATTTAACTGTGGAG GTTTAACAATTCGATCACCATATGGTGCTGTTGGACATGGTGGTCACTACCACTCACAGTCACCAGAGGCTTTCTTCTGTCATGTTCCTGGCCTGAAG GTTGTCATACCTCGAAGCCCACGTGAGGCCAAGGGACTGTTGTTGGCAAGCATTCGTGACCCAAACCCAGTCATATTTTTCGAGCCAAAG TGGTTGTACCGTCTGTCTGTTGAAGAAGTCCCTGAGGGGGACTATATGCTGCCTTTATCTCAAGCAGAA GTGATTCGCAAAGGAAGTGATATAACACTTATTGGTTGGGGAGCTCAACTTGCAGTGCTGGAACAAGCATGTGAAGATGCTGCAAAA GATGGAATTTCCTGTGAGCTCATAGATCTAAGAACACTGATTCCATGGGACAAGGAAACAGTTGAGGCCTCTGTCAGCAAGACTGGAAAGCTTCTT ATTAGTCATGAGGCCCCGATCACTGGGGGGTTTGGTGCCGAAATTGCTGCGTCCATTGCAGAGCGCTGCTTCCTGAGG TTAGAAGCGCCTGTCGCGAGGGTCTGTGGCCTCGACACCCCTTTCCCTCTTGTTTATGAACCATTCTACATGCCCACAAAGAACAAG ATCCTGGATGCTATTAAAGCAACTGTAAATTACTGA
- the LOC127323480 gene encoding 2-oxoisovalerate dehydrogenase subunit beta 1, mitochondrial isoform X2: MICSTANSKYEKAFRYHVSVPVFPVHGRCRRSYVFGEDVGFGGVFRCTTGLADRFGKNRVFNTPLCEQGIAGFAIGLAAMGNRAIAEIQFADYIFPAFDQLVNEAAKFRYRSGNEFNCGGLTIRSPYGAVGHGGHYHSQSPEAFFCHVPGLKVVIPRSPREAKGLLLASIRDPNPVIFFEPKWLYRLSVEEVPEGDYMLPLSQAEVIRKGSDITLIGWGAQLAVLEQACEDAAKDGISCELIDLRTLIPWDKETVEASVSKTGKLLISHEAPITGGFGAEIAASIAERCFLRLEAPVARVCGLDTPFPLVYEPFYMPTKNKILDAIKATVNY; encoded by the exons ATGATATGTTCCACTGCAAACTCAAAATATGAAAAGGCATTCAGATATCATGTTAGTGTACCGGTGTTCCCAGTACATGGTCGTTGCAGGCG ctccTATGTCTTCGGAGAGGATGTGGGTTTTGGTGGTGTCTTCCGCTGCACAACAGGGCTCGCTGATCGATTTGGCAAAAATAGAGTATTCAATACACCATTGTGTGAACAG GGCATTGCAGGATTTGCTATTGGCTTAGCAGCAATG GGCAATAGAGCTATTGCTGAAATCCAATTTGCAGATTATATCTTTCCAGCGTTTGATCAG CTCGTCAACGAAGCAGCTAAGTTCAGATATCGAAGTGGAAATGAATTTAACTGTGGAG GTTTAACAATTCGATCACCATATGGTGCTGTTGGACATGGTGGTCACTACCACTCACAGTCACCAGAGGCTTTCTTCTGTCATGTTCCTGGCCTGAAG GTTGTCATACCTCGAAGCCCACGTGAGGCCAAGGGACTGTTGTTGGCAAGCATTCGTGACCCAAACCCAGTCATATTTTTCGAGCCAAAG TGGTTGTACCGTCTGTCTGTTGAAGAAGTCCCTGAGGGGGACTATATGCTGCCTTTATCTCAAGCAGAA GTGATTCGCAAAGGAAGTGATATAACACTTATTGGTTGGGGAGCTCAACTTGCAGTGCTGGAACAAGCATGTGAAGATGCTGCAAAA GATGGAATTTCCTGTGAGCTCATAGATCTAAGAACACTGATTCCATGGGACAAGGAAACAGTTGAGGCCTCTGTCAGCAAGACTGGAAAGCTTCTT ATTAGTCATGAGGCCCCGATCACTGGGGGGTTTGGTGCCGAAATTGCTGCGTCCATTGCAGAGCGCTGCTTCCTGAGG TTAGAAGCGCCTGTCGCGAGGGTCTGTGGCCTCGACACCCCTTTCCCTCTTGTTTATGAACCATTCTACATGCCCACAAAGAACAAG ATCCTGGATGCTATTAAAGCAACTGTAAATTACTGA
- the LOC127323447 gene encoding uncharacterized protein yields MAAKVAAPLPFRHDVRGPLGWRSPRSGLPGALAGLDWRHSTRRLVEPARARGRNNKSGGRGATKDDERSEELEEPESVLLIDGEEDEEFEDGDLSGFRGLVLDLSYRPVNVVCWKRAICLEFTEKADVLEYYDQTVSSPSGSFYIPAVLRVPQLLQVMKRRRVKQCLSRKNILYRDDFTCQYCPSEDDLTIDHVIPTSRGGKWEWENLVTACSRCNSRKGNKTLLQANMKLRKIPKAPKEFDIIAVPLTKSAFRTIRRRQGLPEEWLQYIAGSSP; encoded by the exons ATGGCGGCAAAGGTGGCTGCGCCTCTCCCGTTCCGCCACGACGTGCGGGGTCCTCTCGGCTGGCGATCGCCGAGGAGCGGGCTGCCGGGCGCGCTAGCCGGGCTGGACTGGAGACACAGCACCCGCAGGCTCGTGGAGCCAGCGAGAGCGCGCGGGAGGAATAACAAGTCCGGCGGGCGCGGCGCGACCAAGGACGACGAGCGCTCGGAGGAGTTGGAAGAGCCAGAGTCGGTGCTGTTAATCGacggggaggaggacgaggagttcGAGGACGGTGATCTGTCCGGGTTCAGGGGACTCGTTCTTGATCTCTCGTACAG GCCTGTCAATGTTGTCTGCTGGAAGCGCGCGATTTGCCTGGAATTCACGGAGAAG GCCGATGTTCTGGAGTACTACGATCAGACGGTCTCTTCACCCAGTGGATCATTCTACATCCCTGCAGTTCTCAGG GTCCCACAGCTGCTGCAGGTGATGAAGAGAAGAAGAGTTAAACAATGCCTTAGCCGTAAAAACATACTTTACAGGGACGACTTCACTTGCCA GTATTGCCCTTCGGAAGACGATCTCACAATTGACCATGTCATTCCGACTTCCCGTGGAGGCAAGTGGGAATGGGAAAACTTG GTAACTGCATGCTCAAGATGCAACTCCAGGAAGGGTAATAAGACACTGCTGCAAGCAAACATGAAGTTACGCAAGATCCCCAAG GCGCCGAAGGAGTTCGACATCATCGCAGTACCCTTGACGAAATCTGCGTTCAGGACGATCAGGAGAAGGCAGGGGCTGCCTGAAGAGTGGTTGCAGTACATTGCTGGGTCATCCCCATGA
- the LOC127323446 gene encoding protein MET1, chloroplastic yields MALAHQITNQPLLSSPPCLPRASGSNARTARQPFLGQSCCLTLRGSARSCVVVRASSSAQAEPKSGGGEGGGEGEDPYEEYEVEILKPYGLKFTKGQDGGTYIEAIFPGSSAEQTGKFTPGDKVLATSAVFGEEIWPAAGYGQTMYCIRQRVGPLYMKMQKKFGKWDSGELSEKEIIRAERNTGNVSTKLREIQMQNYQKKMEQKIQREDDLRSGLRLYKEGKYEEALDKFESVLGSKPEIDESSVASYNVACCYSKLDRIQAGLSALEDAMKAGYEDFKTIRTDPDLANLRKSEDFAPLLNKYDESFINESAINAIKSLFGFGKK; encoded by the exons ATGGCTCTCGCCCACCAGATCACCAACCAGCCGCTCCTATCCTCCCCGCCCTGCCTCCCAAGAGCCAGCGGCAGCAATGCCCGGACAGCGAGGCAGCCGTTTCTTGGCCAGAGCTGCTGCCTGACGCTGCGGGGGTCGGCGAGGAGCTGCGTCGTCGTCcgggcgtcgtcttcggcgcaggCGGAGCCCAAGTCCGGAGGCGGGGAGGGGGGAGGGGAAGGCGAGGATCCGTACGAGGAGTACGAGGTGGAGATCCTCAAGCCGTACGGGCTCAAGTTCACCAAGGGCCAGGATGGCGGCACCTACATCGAGGCCATCTTCCCCGGCTCCTCCGCCGAGCAGACCGGCAAGTTCACCCCCGGCGACAAGGTCCTAGCCACCAG CGCCGTCTTTGGTGAGGAAATCTGGCCGGCGGCAGGGTACGGCCAGACCATGTACTGCATCCGCCAGAGAGTCGGCCCTCTCTACATGAAGATGCAGAAGAAATTTG GAAAATGGGATTCTGGTGAGCTCTCCGAGAAGGAGATCATTAGGGCTGAAAGAAACACTGGAAATGTCAGCACCAAACTACGAGAGATTCAA ATGCAAAATTACCAGAAGAAGATGGAGCAGAAGATCCAAAGAGAAGATGACCTTCGCTCAGGACTTAGGCTGTACAA AGAAGGAAAATACGAGGAGGCGTTGGACAAATTCGAGTCGGTGCTGGGGTCCAAACCAGAGATTGATGAGTCTTCTGTAGCCAGCTACAATGTCGCGTGCTGTTACTCGAAGCTTGACCGG ATACAAGCTGGCCTTTCTGCACTTGAAGACGCCATGAAAGCCGGCTATGAAGACTTCAAG ACGATTCGCACTGACCCGGATCTAGCAAACTTGAGGAAGTCAGAGGACTTTGCCCCCCTGCTAAACAAGTACGATGAATCATTCATAAATGAGAGTGCCATCAATGCCATCAAATCCTTGTTTGGATTCGGCAAGAAGTGA